The sequence TATCTTTTTCAGCAGCTTCATATCCTCCCAGGCAGGCCGTTTGAAGTTCGGGTTCCTGAGAAGCGCGGCCGGATGGTAGGTGACTATCAGTCGAATACCGTTGTAACTATGGATCTGTTCGCGAAGTACTTTCAGCGATTTTTTCGTCTTGAGAAGATTCTGCCCCGCAACCCTGCCCAGGGCACAGATGACTACCGGATCGATCAACTGGAGCTGCCGGGCAAGGTATTTCTCACAGGCAGTCACTTCCTCCTCCTGTGGATCCCGGTTGTTCGGAGGACGGCATTTGAGAATGTTTGCAATGAAGACATCTTCCCTGGTAAAACCGATCGCCGCCAGGATCTTGTCGAGTAGTTTTCCGGATCTGCCGACAAACGGAACTCCCTGGAGGTCCTCGTCCCGTCCGGGAGCCTCGCCGACGAAGACTATCCTGGCCCCTGGATTGCCGTCGCCGAATACGGTGTTGGTCCTTGTCGCGCCGAGAGAACATCGCTCGCAGCCAGCCACAGCCTCCTTCAGTTCGTCCATATCCATCGAGGCTATGCCCTCGGGCGCGTCTGCCACATATTCGTTCTCAGGCAATCGTTCCATTCCTTCCCTGTCATCCGTCATATGCCCCACCGAGGTCTTCAGGACGATCTCGTTCCCGGTAGATGTGGCAAGACGATAGACGACCTCGTCCCCCGCGGACAGTCTGTCCCTGAAATATTTTCTTATATCTCCTTGAAGCTCGCCGCCGTTCATC comes from Candidatus Latescibacterota bacterium and encodes:
- a CDS encoding uracil-DNA glycosylase; the encoded protein is MNGGELQGDIRKYFRDRLSAGDEVVYRLATSTGNEIVLKTSVGHMTDDREGMERLPENEYVADAPEGIASMDMDELKEAVAGCERCSLGATRTNTVFGDGNPGARIVFVGEAPGRDEDLQGVPFVGRSGKLLDKILAAIGFTREDVFIANILKCRPPNNRDPQEEEVTACEKYLARQLQLIDPVVICALGRVAGQNLLKTKKSLKVLREQIHSYNGIRLIVTYHPAALLRNPNFKRPAWEDMKLLKKIYEEGTGD